In a single window of the Methanofastidiosum sp. genome:
- a CDS encoding DUF488 domain-containing protein, with translation MKTVYSIGFSEKSAEDFFKLLEDVKVTKIVDIRRNNKSQLAGFAKSKDLKYFLMKIANIKYEHILDLAPPDELLKKYQKDKNWNYYEIKFNGILTNKDLKTIFEKIIDKNEVVCLLCSENKPINCHRRLVLEYIKNNIQDIDIIHLVK, from the coding sequence ATGAAGACAGTATATTCTATCGGATTTTCTGAAAAAAGTGCAGAGGATTTTTTTAAATTGTTGGAAGATGTTAAAGTAACTAAGATTGTAGATATAAGAAGAAATAATAAATCACAATTAGCAGGATTTGCAAAATCAAAAGACCTTAAGTATTTCCTGATGAAAATTGCAAATATAAAATATGAGCATATATTGGATTTAGCACCCCCCGATGAACTATTAAAAAAATACCAAAAAGATAAGAATTGGAATTATTATGAGATCAAATTTAATGGGATTTTAACTAACAAAGATTTAAAGACAATATTTGAAAAAATAATTGACAAAAATGAAGTTGTTTGTTTATTATGTTCCGAAAACAAACCAATTAATTGTCACAGAAGATTAGTTTTAGAATATATAAAAAATAATATCCAAGATATTGATATAATTCATTTGGTTAAATAA
- a CDS encoding DUF488 domain-containing protein, whose translation MYTIGHSNRSIEDFVSLLKENQIGLLIDVRTYPYSKYVPHFDMENLKLYLTTKNIDYEHHGKKLGGKPPIGFENYRNTQIYREVLIKLINYIEETGVTAALMCSEKDYTKCHRRLLAEDLQEIIDKEDIAIEIFHIVGPETIISNITEKQNDNPKIEDYFIKEDTKVIEYNKEYIQTIKKVDDTNILNKKKKGKKKKEKNTDKDLKLL comes from the coding sequence TTGTATACTATAGGGCATAGTAATAGGTCTATTGAAGACTTTGTTTCTTTATTAAAAGAAAATCAAATTGGATTATTGATAGATGTCAGAACATATCCTTATAGTAAATATGTGCCTCATTTTGATATGGAAAATTTAAAATTATATCTAACTACTAAAAATATTGATTACGAACATCACGGGAAAAAATTAGGAGGTAAACCTCCAATCGGATTTGAAAACTACCGAAATACCCAAATTTATAGAGAAGTATTAATTAAGCTAATTAATTATATTGAAGAAACAGGAGTTACAGCAGCATTAATGTGCAGTGAAAAAGATTATACGAAATGTCATAGAAGATTACTAGCCGAAGATTTACAAGAAATAATTGATAAAGAAGATATAGCTATAGAAATTTTTCACATAGTAGGGCCTGAAACTATTATTAGCAATATAACAGAAAAACAAAATGATAATCCCAAGATTGAAGATTATTTTATCAAAGAAGATACTAAAGTTATTGAATATAATAAAGAATATATCCAAACAATAAAAAAAGTAGATGACACAAATATCTTAAATAAAAAAAAGAAGGGCAAAAAGAAAAAAGAAAAGAATACAGACAAAGATTTAAAATTATTATAA
- a CDS encoding tetratricopeptide repeat protein — translation MSNKINFCIHCGAKIINDSIFCSNCGIKIKYKKERSDLDVSLVKNIEKDLNHKEAEKHFNKGGEYAKKGLYDKVIEELTKAIQIDPQYAEAYNNRGDIYNKKGLLDEAIKDFSKVIEIGPKPNMYMIEATEILDLDEEKRENIREINPRDLVALKIKESSNTQNNISKGKPKEYSIIVGSSIIAEAYFNRGVVYSEKGLLDEAINDYTKAIELNPKDEQAYNNRGSIYSSKRLLDEAIKDFSNAIQINPNYADAYYNRGFAYGRKYLFNEAIKDFSKAIELNLKDSVVYFIRGVAYKDMKLYDDAIRDLTKSIEINPRDIRAYEMRADAYVSKGNFDAAIKDFNTLIRVDNNNYVLYGKRGTIYGFKGLINEAIKDFSKAIELNPRDVDALYRKGTVFKIIGRNKEAQECFDKAKELGYNG, via the coding sequence ATGTCAAACAAAATTAACTTTTGCATACACTGCGGTGCAAAGATAATAAATGATAGTATTTTTTGTAGTAATTGTGGTATAAAAATAAAATACAAAAAAGAAAGATCTGATTTAGATGTTTCTTTAGTTAAGAATATTGAAAAAGATCTTAATCATAAAGAGGCAGAAAAACACTTTAATAAAGGGGGAGAATATGCCAAAAAGGGCCTATATGATAAAGTAATCGAAGAGTTGACGAAGGCAATACAAATCGATCCTCAATATGCCGAAGCATATAATAATAGGGGTGACATTTATAATAAAAAAGGGCTCTTAGATGAAGCGATAAAAGATTTTTCTAAGGTTATAGAAATAGGGCCTAAACCTAATATGTATATGATTGAAGCGACAGAAATCTTAGACTTAGATGAGGAAAAAAGAGAAAATATCAGAGAGATAAATCCCCGCGATCTAGTTGCTTTAAAAATAAAAGAAAGTTCTAATACTCAAAATAATATTTCTAAAGGTAAACCAAAAGAATATTCTATTATTGTGGGAAGTAGTATTATTGCCGAAGCATACTTTAATAGGGGTGTTGTATATTCTGAGAAGGGACTTCTTGATGAAGCGATAAATGATTATACAAAAGCTATAGAGCTTAATCCGAAAGATGAACAAGCATATAATAATAGAGGAAGTATATATAGTTCAAAAAGGCTCTTAGATGAAGCGATAAAAGATTTTTCTAATGCCATTCAAATTAATCCTAATTATGCCGATGCATACTATAATAGAGGTTTCGCTTATGGTAGAAAATACCTATTCAATGAAGCGATAAAAGATTTTTCTAAAGCAATAGAACTTAATCTTAAAGATTCAGTAGTTTACTTTATTAGAGGCGTTGCATATAAAGATATGAAACTATATGACGATGCAATAAGAGATCTTACTAAATCTATAGAGATTAATCCTAGAGATATTAGGGCTTATGAAATGAGGGCCGATGCTTACGTATCTAAGGGCAATTTTGACGCTGCCATAAAAGATTTTAATACTTTAATCCGTGTTGACAATAATAATTATGTTTTATACGGTAAAAGGGGCACTATCTATGGATTTAAAGGACTCATTAATGAAGCGATAAAAGATTTTTCTAAAGCAATAGAACTTAATCCAAGAGATGTGGACGCATTGTATAGAAAAGGTACTGTATTTAAAATAATTGGGAGGAATAAAGAAGCTCAAGAATGCTTTGACAAGGCCAAGGAATTAGGTTATAATGGATAA